A genomic segment from Pseudomonas sp. S09G 359 encodes:
- a CDS encoding nucleobase:cation symporter-2 family protein, whose translation MTELVEPQIPAAPAMERLPLLQLILVGLQHVLLMYGGAVAVPLIIGQAAGLSREEIAFLINADLLVAGIATMVQSFGIGPVGIRMPVMMGASFAAVGSMVAMAGMPGIGLQGIFGATIAAGFFGMLIAPFMSKVVRFFPPLVTGTVITAIGLSLFPVAVNWAGGGSAAATFGSPIYLAIAALVLATILLINRFMRGFWVNISVLIGMGLGYALCGVLGMVDLGGLAQAPWVQVVTPLHFGMPKFELAPILSMCLVVVIIFVESTGMFLALGKITGQEVSPKMLRRGLLCDAGASFFAGFFNTFTHSSFAQNIGLVQMTGVRCRSVTIMAGAFLIVLSLLPKAAYLVASIPPAVLGGAAIAMFGMVAATGIKILQEADIADRRNQLLVAVSIGMGLIPVVRPEFFAQLPLWMSPITHSGIAMATLSALSLNILFNILGGAERPAVAHTH comes from the coding sequence ATGACCGAGTTAGTCGAACCGCAGATTCCTGCCGCCCCTGCCATGGAGCGGCTGCCCCTCTTGCAACTGATTCTGGTAGGCCTGCAACACGTCTTGCTGATGTACGGCGGCGCCGTCGCCGTGCCTCTGATCATTGGCCAGGCTGCCGGCCTGAGCCGTGAAGAAATCGCCTTTCTGATCAACGCCGACCTGCTGGTGGCCGGTATCGCCACCATGGTGCAGTCGTTCGGCATCGGCCCGGTGGGCATTCGCATGCCGGTGATGATGGGCGCCAGTTTTGCCGCCGTCGGCAGCATGGTCGCCATGGCCGGAATGCCCGGTATCGGCCTGCAAGGCATCTTCGGTGCGACCATCGCCGCCGGGTTCTTCGGCATGCTGATTGCGCCGTTCATGTCCAAGGTAGTGCGCTTCTTCCCGCCGTTGGTGACCGGCACCGTGATCACCGCTATCGGCCTTTCGCTGTTTCCGGTGGCCGTGAACTGGGCCGGTGGCGGCAGCGCGGCGGCCACCTTCGGCTCGCCGATCTACCTGGCGATTGCCGCCCTGGTACTGGCGACCATCCTGCTGATCAACCGTTTCATGCGCGGCTTCTGGGTGAACATCTCGGTGCTGATCGGCATGGGCCTGGGTTACGCCTTGTGCGGCGTGCTTGGCATGGTCGACCTCGGCGGCCTGGCCCAGGCGCCGTGGGTGCAAGTGGTGACGCCGCTGCATTTTGGCATGCCCAAGTTCGAGCTGGCGCCGATCCTGTCGATGTGCCTGGTGGTGGTGATCATCTTTGTCGAGTCCACCGGCATGTTCCTCGCCCTGGGCAAGATCACCGGCCAGGAAGTCTCGCCGAAGATGCTGCGCCGAGGCCTGCTGTGCGATGCCGGCGCGTCGTTCTTCGCCGGGTTCTTCAACACCTTTACCCACTCCTCGTTCGCGCAGAATATCGGCCTGGTGCAGATGACCGGCGTGCGTTGCCGCTCGGTGACGATCATGGCCGGCGCCTTCCTGATCGTACTTAGCCTGCTGCCCAAGGCCGCGTACCTGGTGGCGTCGATTCCCCCGGCGGTGCTCGGCGGCGCAGCGATTGCCATGTTCGGCATGGTCGCGGCCACGGGCATCAAGATCCTCCAGGAAGCTGACATTGCCGACCGTCGTAACCAACTGCTGGTGGCCGTCAGCATCGGCATGGGCCTGATCCCGGTGGTGCGCCCGGAGTTCTTCGCGCAACTGCCGCTGTGGATGAGCCCGATTACCCACAGCGGGATTGCCATGGCCACCCTTAGCGCGTTGTCGCTGAACATATTGTTCAACATCCTCGGCGGCGCTGAACGCCCCGCCGTCGCCCATACCCATTGA
- a CDS encoding outer membrane protein OmpK — translation MKPMFKGLMLAGSLLAGGQAVAGDLLQWQNNSLTYLWGKSFTVNPQIQQTVTFEHADAWKYGDNFVFVDRIFYNGKEDGNVGPSTYYGEISPRLSFGKIFDKDLSFGPIKDVLLAFTYEFGEGDNESYLLGPAFDLNIPGFDYFQLNFYQRQTEGNRPGDGVWQITPVWSYTIPVGSSDVLIDGFMDWVTDNDKNVRGTYHANLHFNPQVKYDLGKALHWGDKQLYVGFEYDYWKNKYGIEDSGAFKTTQDTASFLVKYHF, via the coding sequence ATGAAACCTATGTTCAAAGGCCTGATGCTGGCGGGATCCCTGCTGGCCGGTGGCCAAGCCGTGGCCGGTGACCTGTTGCAGTGGCAGAACAACAGCCTGACGTACTTGTGGGGCAAGAGCTTCACCGTTAACCCGCAGATCCAGCAAACCGTCACGTTCGAACATGCCGACGCCTGGAAATACGGCGACAACTTTGTGTTCGTCGACCGCATCTTTTACAACGGTAAGGAAGACGGCAACGTCGGCCCGAGTACTTACTACGGCGAGATCAGCCCGCGTTTGTCGTTCGGCAAGATTTTCGACAAGGACCTGTCATTCGGCCCGATCAAAGACGTATTACTGGCCTTCACCTATGAGTTCGGCGAAGGCGATAACGAGTCCTACCTGTTGGGCCCAGCCTTTGACTTGAACATCCCGGGTTTCGATTACTTCCAGCTGAACTTCTACCAGCGCCAGACCGAAGGCAATCGCCCGGGTGACGGCGTGTGGCAGATCACCCCAGTGTGGTCGTACACCATTCCTGTGGGCAGCTCCGACGTGCTGATCGACGGCTTCATGGACTGGGTGACGGACAACGACAAGAACGTCCGTGGCACCTACCACGCCAACCTGCACTTCAACCCGCAGGTCAAATACGACCTGGGCAAGGCGCTGCATTGGGGCGACAAGCAGCTGTATGTGGGCTTTGAGTACGACTACTGGAAGAACAAGTACGGGATCGAAGATTCCGGCGCGTTCAAGACGACTCAGGACACGGCGAGCTTCCTGGTCAAGTACCACTTCTAA
- a CDS encoding patatin-like phospholipase family protein — MRPAEPVTGLILSGGGARAAYQVGVLAAIAELLPPGAPNPFPVIVGTSAGAINAVSLASGAMDFTAAIQRLTAFWQGFRSHLVLRSDWPGVVRQAGRFFIHSLLGLGRQFPVALLNSSPLRDLLQDKLNLQGIDEAIRQKHLHAVAVTAFGYESGQAVTFYQGGGTIDAWLRHRRIGVPTQLTVEHLLASSAIPLLFAPVKLDQEYFGDGAVRQSAPISPALHLGATRVLVVGVSGNPRGNEPSMQRTYTGQEPTLAQIGGHMLNSTFIDSLESDIELLERLNQFSHLQPADSAARGLAPVEVLVIAPSQPIDEIAARHRQELPAAMRLFLRGPGATKTSGAGVLSYLLFEAGYCSELIELGRRDALAKREEITRFLGLSPI; from the coding sequence ATGCGCCCAGCTGAACCGGTTACAGGCTTGATTCTTTCCGGCGGCGGGGCGCGAGCGGCGTATCAGGTGGGGGTGTTGGCGGCGATTGCCGAGTTGTTGCCGCCGGGGGCACCGAATCCCTTTCCAGTGATCGTCGGCACTTCGGCCGGCGCGATCAATGCGGTGAGCCTGGCCAGTGGCGCGATGGATTTCACTGCTGCGATCCAGCGCCTGACCGCGTTCTGGCAAGGCTTTCGCAGCCACTTGGTGCTGCGCAGCGACTGGCCAGGTGTCGTGCGCCAGGCAGGCCGCTTCTTTATCCATAGCCTGCTGGGCCTGGGCCGACAGTTTCCGGTGGCGTTGCTCAACAGCTCGCCGCTGCGGGATTTGCTGCAGGACAAACTGAATTTGCAGGGCATCGACGAGGCCATCCGGCAAAAGCATCTGCATGCCGTGGCGGTCACCGCCTTCGGTTATGAGTCTGGCCAGGCGGTGACCTTCTACCAGGGCGGCGGCACCATCGACGCCTGGTTGCGCCATCGGCGTATCGGCGTGCCCACCCAGCTCACGGTTGAACACTTGCTGGCCAGCTCTGCGATCCCTTTATTGTTCGCTCCGGTGAAACTCGACCAGGAATACTTTGGCGACGGCGCCGTGCGCCAGTCAGCCCCGATCAGCCCGGCCTTGCACCTGGGCGCCACGCGCGTGCTGGTAGTCGGCGTCAGTGGCAACCCGCGGGGTAACGAACCGTCGATGCAACGCACCTACACCGGCCAGGAACCGACGCTGGCGCAAATCGGTGGGCATATGCTCAACAGCACCTTCATTGACAGCCTCGAAAGTGATATCGAACTGCTGGAGCGCCTCAACCAGTTCAGCCATTTGCAGCCGGCCGACAGCGCGGCCCGAGGCCTGGCGCCGGTGGAAGTGCTGGTGATTGCGCCCAGCCAGCCGATCGATGAAATCGCGGCGCGGCATCGCCAGGAATTGCCGGCGGCGATGCGCTTGTTTTTACGCGGGCCGGGGGCGACCAAGACGAGCGGGGCGGGGGTGTTGAGTTACTTGCTGTTCGAGGCGGGGTATTGCAGCGAGTTGATTGAGTTGGGGCGGCGCGATGCGCTGGCCAAGCGTGAAGAGATCACGCGTTTTCTCGGCCTCTCTCCAATCTAA
- a CDS encoding lipid A biosynthesis lauroyl acyltransferase: protein MDRPRFRAVFFHPRFWLLWLGLGLLWLVTQLPYRALLTIGRLLGAGMYRVAGERRRIAARNLELCFPEKTAKERKQLLKENFASTGIAFFEMAMSWWWSRQRLARLAHVEGLEHLKQAQLDGKGVILMALHFTTLEIGAALLGQKHTIDGMYREHGNPLFDYIQRRGRERHNLDSLAVEREDVRGMLKLLRAGRAIWYAPDQDYGAKQSIFVPLFGIQAATVPATSKFAKLGKALVVPFTQQRLADGSGYRLVIHPALTDFPGESDEVDCLRINQWVEASVRECPEQYLWTHRRFKSRPPGEPKLYEKRR from the coding sequence ATGGATCGCCCGCGTTTTCGAGCTGTATTTTTTCACCCGCGTTTCTGGCTGTTATGGCTGGGGCTCGGCCTCCTGTGGCTGGTCACCCAACTGCCGTACCGCGCGCTGCTGACCATTGGTCGCCTGCTGGGCGCCGGCATGTACCGCGTGGCCGGTGAGCGTCGGCGCATTGCCGCGCGCAACCTGGAACTGTGCTTCCCGGAAAAAACCGCCAAAGAGCGCAAGCAGCTGCTCAAGGAAAATTTCGCCTCCACCGGCATCGCCTTCTTTGAGATGGCCATGAGCTGGTGGTGGTCGCGCCAGCGTCTGGCGCGCCTGGCCCATGTCGAAGGCCTCGAGCACCTCAAGCAGGCGCAACTGGATGGCAAGGGCGTGATCCTGATGGCCCTGCACTTCACCACGCTGGAAATCGGCGCCGCGCTGCTGGGGCAGAAACACACAATCGATGGCATGTACCGCGAGCACGGCAACCCGCTGTTCGACTATATCCAGCGCCGTGGCCGCGAGCGCCACAACCTCGATTCCCTGGCGGTGGAGCGCGAGGACGTGCGCGGCATGCTCAAGCTGCTGCGCGCTGGGCGTGCGATCTGGTACGCACCGGACCAGGACTACGGCGCCAAGCAAAGTATCTTCGTGCCGCTGTTCGGCATTCAGGCCGCTACGGTGCCCGCCACCAGCAAGTTTGCCAAGCTGGGCAAGGCGCTGGTGGTGCCGTTCACCCAGCAGCGCCTGGCGGACGGCAGCGGTTACCGCCTGGTGATCCACCCGGCGTTGACCGACTTCCCTGGCGAAAGCGATGAAGTCGACTGCCTGCGTATCAACCAATGGGTCGAGGCCTCGGTGCGCGAGTGCCCCGAGCAATACTTGTGGACCCATCGCCGCTTCAAGAGCCGGCCACCGGGCGAGCCCAAGTTGTACGAAAAACGCCGTTGA
- the minC gene encoding septum site-determining protein MinC, which translates to MSQTEPLDQDPVFQLKGSMLAITVLELARNDLDALDRQLAAKVALAPNFFNNAPLVLALDKLPAGQGAVDLPGLMRVCRSHGLRTLAIRASRIEDIAAAIAIELPVLPPSGARERPLEPLVGEVTKKPEKPPEPTIKPTKIITTPVRGGQQIYAQGSDLVVIASVSPGAELLADGNIHVYGPMRGRALAGIKGDTKARIFCQQLTAELVSIAGQYKVAEDLRRDPLWGAGVQVSLSGDVLNIIRL; encoded by the coding sequence ATGAGCCAAACCGAACCGCTAGACCAAGATCCCGTGTTCCAGCTGAAAGGCAGCATGCTCGCCATCACCGTGCTGGAACTGGCCCGCAACGACCTCGACGCCCTGGACCGCCAGCTCGCCGCCAAGGTCGCCCTGGCGCCGAACTTCTTCAACAATGCCCCGCTGGTGCTGGCCCTGGACAAACTGCCAGCCGGCCAAGGGGCCGTTGACCTGCCCGGGCTGATGCGCGTATGCCGCTCCCACGGCCTGCGCACCCTGGCGATTCGCGCCAGCCGGATCGAAGACATTGCCGCTGCCATCGCTATTGAACTGCCAGTACTGCCGCCGTCCGGTGCGCGCGAGCGTCCGCTGGAACCTTTGGTCGGCGAAGTGACTAAAAAACCGGAAAAACCACCCGAGCCGACGATTAAGCCTACAAAGATAATCACCACGCCCGTACGCGGCGGGCAGCAGATTTACGCCCAGGGCAGCGACCTGGTGGTGATCGCCTCGGTCAGTCCCGGCGCGGAACTTCTCGCCGATGGCAACATCCATGTATACGGCCCAATGCGCGGACGTGCCCTCGCCGGCATCAAGGGTGATACCAAGGCTCGAATTTTTTGCCAGCAGTTGACCGCTGAACTAGTGTCCATCGCAGGCCAGTACAAGGTTGCAGAAGATTTGCGCCGTGATCCGCTGTGGGGGGCCGGGGTGCAGGTCAGCCTGTCGGGCGATGTGTTGAACATCATCCGTCTTTAA
- the minD gene encoding septum site-determining protein MinD, whose translation MAKILVVTSGKGGVGKTTTSAAIGTGLALRGHKTVIVDFDVGLRNLDLIMGCERRVVYDFVNVVNGEANLQQALIKDKRLENLYVLAASQTRDKDALTKEGVGKVLAELKETFEYVVCDSPAGIETGAHLAMYFADEAIVVTNPEVSSVRDSDRMLGLLASKSKRAEEGQDPIKEHLLLTRYNPERVSNGEMLGVEDVKEILAVTLLGVIPESQAVLKASNQGVPVILDDQSDAGQAYSDAVDRLLGKTVEHRFLDVKKKGFFERIFGGN comes from the coding sequence TTGGCCAAGATTCTCGTGGTTACATCCGGCAAGGGTGGTGTGGGTAAGACCACCACCAGCGCCGCTATCGGTACCGGCCTCGCACTGCGCGGCCACAAAACAGTCATCGTCGACTTCGACGTCGGTTTGCGTAACCTCGACCTGATCATGGGCTGCGAACGCCGCGTGGTGTACGACTTCGTCAACGTGGTAAACGGCGAAGCCAACCTGCAACAGGCCCTGATCAAGGACAAGCGCCTTGAGAACCTGTACGTACTGGCCGCCAGCCAGACCCGTGACAAGGATGCGCTGACCAAAGAAGGCGTAGGCAAAGTCCTCGCTGAGCTGAAAGAAACTTTCGAATATGTGGTCTGCGATTCCCCGGCCGGTATCGAGACCGGTGCTCACCTGGCGATGTACTTCGCCGATGAAGCCATCGTGGTGACCAACCCGGAAGTGTCCTCGGTACGTGACTCGGACCGCATGCTCGGCCTGTTGGCCAGCAAGTCCAAGCGCGCCGAAGAAGGCCAGGACCCGATCAAGGAACACCTGCTGCTCACCCGCTACAACCCTGAGCGCGTCAGCAACGGCGAAATGCTCGGCGTTGAAGACGTGAAGGAAATCCTCGCCGTGACCCTGCTGGGTGTAATCCCGGAATCCCAGGCCGTGCTGAAGGCTTCCAACCAGGGCGTGCCGGTTATTCTTGACGACCAGAGCGACGCCGGCCAGGCGTACAGCGATGCAGTTGATCGCTTGCTGGGCAAGACCGTGGAACATCGCTTCCTCGATGTTAAGAAGAAGGGATTCTTCGAGCGTATCTTTGGAGGCAACTAA
- the minE gene encoding cell division topological specificity factor MinE → MKFLDFFRANKKPSTASVAKERLQIIVAHERGQRSTPDYLPALQKELVEVIRKYVNIGNDDVHVALENDGSCSILELNITLPDR, encoded by the coding sequence ATGAAATTTCTCGACTTCTTTCGCGCCAACAAAAAGCCAAGTACCGCGTCGGTAGCGAAAGAGCGTCTACAGATCATCGTGGCGCACGAACGCGGCCAACGCAGTACCCCGGACTACCTGCCAGCCTTGCAGAAGGAACTGGTCGAGGTGATCCGCAAGTACGTCAATATCGGCAACGATGACGTGCATGTCGCCCTGGAAAACGACGGCAGCTGCTCGATTCTGGAACTCAATATCACCCTGCCTGATCGTTGA
- a CDS encoding RluA family pseudouridine synthase has translation MPLSNIHILHQDDAVLVVNKPTLLLSVPGRADDNKDCLITRLQENGYPEARIVHRLDWETSGIILLARDADTHRELSRQFHDRETEKAYTALAWGQPELDSGSIDLPLRYDPPTKPRHVVDHEFGKHALTFWKVLERCGDWCRVELTPITGRSHQLRVHMLSIGHPLLGDGLYAHEQALAAWPRLCLHASMLSFTHPQSGERLRFECPAPF, from the coding sequence ATGCCGCTGTCCAATATCCACATCCTGCACCAGGACGACGCTGTCCTGGTGGTGAACAAACCGACCCTGCTGCTTTCGGTGCCTGGCCGCGCTGACGACAACAAGGACTGCCTGATCACCCGCCTGCAGGAAAACGGCTACCCCGAAGCCCGTATCGTCCATCGCCTGGACTGGGAAACCTCAGGGATCATCCTGCTGGCCCGTGACGCCGACACCCACCGCGAGCTGTCGCGCCAGTTTCACGACCGCGAAACCGAAAAGGCCTACACCGCCCTGGCCTGGGGCCAACCTGAACTGGACAGTGGCAGCATCGACCTGCCCCTGCGCTACGACCCGCCGACCAAGCCGCGCCACGTGGTGGACCACGAATTCGGCAAGCACGCGCTGACTTTCTGGAAAGTGCTGGAACGTTGTGGCGATTGGTGCCGCGTCGAACTCACGCCAATCACCGGGCGCTCGCACCAGTTGCGCGTGCACATGCTGTCTATCGGCCACCCGCTGCTGGGTGATGGCTTGTATGCCCATGAACAAGCCCTGGCCGCCTGGCCGCGTCTGTGCCTGCATGCGAGCATGTTGAGTTTTACCCATCCGCAGAGCGGCGAGCGTTTGCGGTTTGAGTGCCCTGCACCCTTTTAA
- a CDS encoding M18 family aminopeptidase encodes MREALNQGLIDFLKASPTPFHATAALAQRLEAAGYQRLDERETWATEANGRYYVTRNDSSIIAFKLGRHSPLQGGIRLVGAHTDSPCLRVKPQPELQRQGFWQLGVEVYGGALLAPWFDRDLSLAGRVTFRRDGKVESQLIDFKLPIAIIPNLAIHLNREANQGWAINAQTELPPILAQFAGDERVDFRAVLTEQLAREHGLNADVVLDYELSFYDTQSAAVIGLNGDFIAGARLDNLLSCYAGLQALLTSDSDETCVLVCNDHEEVGSCSACGADGPMLEQTLRRLLPEGDEFVRTIQKSLLVSADNAHGVHPNYAEKHDANHGPKLNAGPVIKVNSNQRYATNSETAGFFRHLCMAQEVPVQSFVVRSDMGCGSTIGPITASHLGVRTVDIGLPTFAMHSIRELCGSHDLAHLVKVLGAFYASHDLP; translated from the coding sequence ATGCGCGAAGCGTTGAATCAAGGCCTGATCGACTTCCTCAAGGCCTCCCCTACTCCTTTTCATGCCACCGCGGCCCTGGCCCAGCGCCTGGAAGCGGCCGGCTACCAGCGTCTCGACGAACGCGAGACCTGGGCCACCGAGGCCAACGGTCGCTACTACGTGACCCGCAACGACTCCTCGATCATCGCCTTCAAGCTTGGCCGCCACTCGCCGCTGCAAGGCGGCATCCGCCTGGTCGGCGCCCATACCGACAGCCCGTGCCTGCGCGTCAAGCCGCAGCCGGAACTGCAGCGCCAGGGTTTCTGGCAGCTGGGTGTGGAAGTCTACGGCGGCGCACTGCTGGCGCCGTGGTTCGACCGCGACCTGTCCCTCGCCGGCCGCGTGACCTTCCGCCGCGACGGCAAGGTCGAGAGCCAACTGATCGACTTCAAGCTGCCCATTGCCATCATCCCCAACCTGGCCATCCACCTGAACCGTGAAGCCAACCAGGGGTGGGCGATCAATGCCCAGACCGAGCTGCCGCCGATCCTCGCGCAATTTGCCGGTGACGAGCGCGTGGACTTCCGCGCCGTGCTCACCGAGCAGCTTGCGCGCGAACACGGGTTGAACGCCGACGTGGTGCTCGACTATGAGCTGAGCTTCTACGACACACAAAGTGCTGCGGTGATCGGCCTCAACGGCGACTTCATCGCCGGCGCACGCCTGGACAACCTGCTGTCCTGCTACGCCGGCCTGCAAGCCCTGCTCACCAGCGACAGCGACGAAACCTGCGTGCTGGTATGCAACGACCACGAAGAAGTCGGTTCCTGCTCGGCCTGCGGTGCCGATGGCCCGATGCTGGAACAGACCCTACGTCGCCTGTTGCCGGAAGGTGATGAATTCGTACGCACCATTCAGAAATCACTGTTGGTGTCTGCGGATAATGCGCACGGCGTGCACCCGAACTACGCCGAGAAGCACGACGCCAACCACGGCCCCAAGCTCAACGCCGGCCCGGTGATCAAGGTCAACAGCAACCAGCGCTACGCCACCAACAGCGAAACCGCCGGGTTCTTCCGCCACCTGTGCATGGCCCAGGAAGTGCCGGTGCAGAGCTTTGTGGTGCGCAGCGACATGGGCTGCGGTTCGACCATCGGCCCGATCACCGCCAGCCACCTGGGAGTGCGTACCGTAGATATTGGTTTGCCGACGTTTGCCATGCACTCGATTCGGGAATTGTGCGGCAGCCATGACCTGGCGCACCTGGTGAAGGTATTGGGGGCGTTCTACGCCAGCCACGATCTGCCCTGA
- a CDS encoding mechanosensitive ion channel family protein translates to MLSRLFALPCYLLIALLTLLPLTPAQAVSLPGLLGSTNKSQPQADVPLGQSLDEVIKTLENDQQRTQLLSDLKKLREATQKAQPAAEQGVLGLIGGTLAGLEAQFSGADSPLGRWADEVDLAKDELSALILPANEWLPIIFGFALILAIWSLLAAALIWLSHRVRERFGLPEELPQHPRTWDMLRFALRKLGPWLIALVITVYLSYALPSSLGKSLAMVLAYALVVGTCFSAICVIAFSLLDGPHRHRALYILRRQAFRPLWWIGSFAAFGEALSDPRLVAALGQHLAHTAATVANVMAALSTGVFILRFRRPIAHLIRNQPLSRRLTRRALTDTLSIIGSFWYIPALLLVGISLFATFLSAGDTSTALRQSLLCTVLLVLCMVINGLVRRHALKPQRGHKRHALYSERLKSFVYTLAHLVVWLVFIELGLRVWGLSLIRFTEGDGHEISVKLFGLGGTLLFAWLIWILSDTAIHHALTRSRKGLANARAQTMMPLIRNVLFVTIFIIAAIVALANMGMNVTPLLAGAGVIGLAIGFGAQSLVADLITGLFIIIEDSLAIDDYVDVGGHLGTVEGLTIRTVRLRDIDGIVHTIPFSEIKSIKNYSREFGYAIFRVAIPYNMEIDSAIKLIRDVGQKMRNDPLQRRNIWSPLEIQGVESFESGSAILRARFKTAPIKQWEVSRAFNLSLKRHLDEAGLDLATPRLSVQVVTGASGGLAKDAES, encoded by the coding sequence GTGCTTTCCCGTCTGTTCGCCCTGCCCTGCTACCTCCTGATCGCCCTGCTCACGCTGCTGCCGCTCACGCCTGCCCAGGCCGTGAGCCTGCCCGGCCTGCTGGGCAGCACCAACAAGAGCCAACCCCAGGCAGACGTGCCCCTCGGCCAGTCCCTGGACGAGGTGATCAAGACCCTGGAAAACGACCAGCAACGCACCCAGCTCTTGAGCGACCTGAAAAAACTCCGCGAAGCCACGCAAAAGGCCCAGCCGGCCGCCGAGCAAGGCGTACTTGGCTTGATCGGCGGCACCCTGGCCGGCCTCGAGGCTCAGTTTTCCGGTGCCGACAGCCCGCTGGGGCGCTGGGCCGATGAAGTCGACCTGGCCAAGGATGAACTCAGTGCGCTGATACTGCCGGCCAACGAATGGCTGCCGATCATCTTCGGTTTTGCCTTGATCCTGGCGATATGGAGCCTGCTGGCGGCCGCGTTGATCTGGCTCAGCCACCGCGTGCGCGAACGCTTCGGCCTGCCCGAGGAGCTGCCGCAACACCCGCGCACCTGGGATATGCTGCGTTTTGCCCTGCGCAAACTGGGGCCATGGCTGATTGCGCTGGTGATCACCGTGTACCTGAGCTACGCGCTGCCGTCGTCCCTGGGCAAATCCCTGGCGATGGTACTGGCCTATGCGCTGGTGGTCGGCACGTGTTTCTCGGCGATCTGCGTCATCGCCTTTTCGCTGCTCGATGGCCCGCACCGCCATCGCGCGCTGTATATCCTGCGCCGCCAGGCATTCCGCCCGCTGTGGTGGATCGGCAGCTTTGCAGCCTTTGGCGAAGCCTTGAGTGACCCGCGGCTGGTCGCGGCGCTCGGCCAGCACCTGGCCCACACCGCCGCGACGGTGGCGAATGTGATGGCGGCGTTGTCCACCGGCGTGTTTATCCTGCGCTTCCGCCGGCCGATCGCCCACCTGATCCGCAACCAGCCGCTGTCGCGCCGCCTCACCCGCCGCGCCCTCACCGACACGCTGTCGATCATCGGCTCCTTCTGGTACATCCCGGCCCTGCTGCTGGTGGGCATCTCGCTGTTTGCCACCTTCCTGTCCGCCGGCGACACCAGCACCGCCCTGCGCCAGTCGCTGTTGTGCACGGTGCTGCTGGTGTTGTGCATGGTGATCAACGGCCTGGTGCGCCGCCACGCTCTCAAGCCGCAACGCGGGCACAAGCGCCATGCGCTGTACTCCGAGCGCCTGAAAAGCTTCGTGTACACCCTGGCCCACCTGGTGGTGTGGCTGGTGTTTATCGAACTGGGCCTGCGGGTGTGGGGCCTGTCGCTGATCCGCTTTACCGAAGGCGACGGCCATGAAATCAGCGTCAAGCTGTTTGGCCTGGGTGGCACGCTGCTGTTTGCCTGGTTGATCTGGATCCTCAGCGACACCGCGATCCACCACGCCCTCACCCGCTCGCGCAAAGGCCTGGCCAACGCGCGTGCGCAAACCATGATGCCGCTGATCCGCAACGTGCTGTTTGTGACCATCTTTATCATCGCCGCCATCGTCGCCCTGGCGAACATGGGCATGAACGTTACGCCACTGCTGGCCGGTGCCGGTGTGATCGGCCTGGCCATCGGTTTTGGTGCGCAGTCGCTGGTGGCAGACCTGATCACCGGCCTGTTCATCATCATCGAAGACTCCCTGGCCATCGATGACTACGTGGACGTCGGCGGCCACCTCGGCACTGTCGAAGGCCTGACCATCCGCACCGTGCGCCTGCGCGATATCGATGGCATCGTGCACACCATCCCGTTCAGCGAGATCAAGAGCATCAAGAACTACTCGCGAGAGTTCGGCTACGCGATCTTCCGGGTGGCGATCCCCTACAACATGGAGATCGATTCGGCGATCAAGCTGATCCGCGATGTCGGCCAGAAAATGCGCAACGACCCGCTGCAACGGCGCAATATCTGGTCACCGCTGGAAATTCAGGGGGTGGAAAGTTTCGAGTCGGGCAGCGCGATTCTGCGCGCGCGGTTCAAGACGGCGCCGATCAAGCAGTGGGAAGTGTCGCGGGCGTTTAACTTATCGCTCAAACGCCACCTGGATGAAGCCGGACTGGACCTGGCCACGCCGCGCTTGAGTGTGCAGGTGGTGACAGGGGCTTCGGGCGGGCTGGCAAAAGACGCTGAATCATAA
- a CDS encoding MbtH family protein, translated as MTSVFDRDDILFQVVVNHEEQYSIWPDYKAVPEGWRTVGKSGLKKECLAYIEETWTDMRPLSLRQKMDGAALA; from the coding sequence ATGACCTCAGTATTTGACCGCGACGACATCCTGTTTCAGGTAGTGGTCAACCATGAAGAACAGTATTCCATCTGGCCCGACTACAAGGCCGTGCCGGAAGGCTGGCGCACCGTGGGCAAGAGCGGCCTGAAGAAAGAGTGCCTGGCCTACATCGAAGAAACCTGGACCGACATGCGCCCCCTGAGCCTGCGCCAGAAGATGGACGGCGCCGCACTGGCCTGA